The following are encoded in a window of Psychrobacter sp. P11F6 genomic DNA:
- a CDS encoding AMP-binding protein: MENHSNLIRRNDKVWVKTYEKLDIQYDIDMPAANTSLIDIFEQNFTKHAGKTAFVCMDAKLSYEDLDRYSKQIAAYLQSLGLKKGDKVGVMMPNILQLPVAVLGVLRAGMTLVNVNPLYTSKELEHQLTDSDTKALFILENFAKTYEDIGKDLVDHVIVTSMGDLMSPLKGFIVNMVVRHVKKLVPDYNLKTSTNFKTALNRFSAKNYKRPDNICLDDIAVLQYTGGTTGVAKGAMLTHGNLVANLIQCDTYLGDAFDKFEGMDEQPVIMTALPLYHIFSFTVCGMFGLYRGCIGLLVPNPRDGASLIKAYKDYPPAFFPAVNTLFNALANSDPFKALDHSKLEMSMGGGMAVLKDTADKWQKITGNVIVQGYGLSETSPVASANPEGTGEFSGNIGLPMPATDMAILDEEGNEVALGERGEICVRGPQVMKGYWKRDDATAEVMTSDGYFRTGDIGVMDEEGYFKIVDRKKNMILVSGFNVYPNEVEDVMSGHPKILECGVIGIEDEKSGEVPKIYVVRSDDSLTKEEVLAYSKENLTGYKRPRYVEFIDELPKSNVGKILHKDLRVLEEKNHG; the protein is encoded by the coding sequence ATGGAAAATCACAGTAACCTAATTCGTCGTAACGATAAAGTATGGGTCAAAACTTACGAAAAGCTTGATATTCAATACGACATTGATATGCCAGCCGCTAATACTTCTTTAATCGATATATTTGAGCAGAATTTTACGAAGCACGCTGGCAAGACAGCGTTTGTCTGTATGGATGCAAAACTCTCCTACGAAGATTTAGATCGTTATAGCAAACAAATTGCTGCCTACTTGCAATCACTTGGCTTAAAAAAAGGCGATAAAGTCGGCGTCATGATGCCAAATATTTTGCAGCTACCGGTTGCCGTATTGGGTGTGCTGCGTGCTGGCATGACCTTGGTTAACGTTAACCCGCTTTATACCTCAAAAGAGCTTGAGCATCAACTAACAGACTCTGATACCAAAGCATTATTTATTTTAGAAAACTTCGCCAAAACGTATGAAGACATTGGTAAGGACTTGGTTGACCATGTCATCGTGACCTCGATGGGTGATTTGATGAGTCCATTAAAAGGCTTTATCGTCAATATGGTCGTGCGTCACGTGAAGAAGCTTGTCCCTGACTATAACCTTAAAACCAGCACCAACTTCAAAACGGCGCTGAATCGCTTCTCAGCCAAAAATTATAAACGTCCAGATAACATCTGCCTTGATGATATAGCCGTTTTGCAATATACCGGTGGTACGACTGGTGTCGCTAAAGGTGCAATGCTCACGCATGGTAATTTAGTCGCCAACCTGATTCAGTGTGATACCTATCTTGGCGATGCTTTTGATAAGTTTGAAGGTATGGATGAGCAGCCAGTTATCATGACCGCCTTGCCGCTATATCATATCTTCTCGTTTACCGTTTGTGGTATGTTTGGCTTATATCGCGGCTGTATCGGGCTACTGGTACCAAACCCACGTGACGGCGCAAGCTTAATCAAAGCTTATAAAGATTATCCACCAGCATTTTTCCCAGCAGTTAATACGCTGTTTAATGCGTTGGCAAACAGTGATCCATTTAAAGCCTTAGATCATAGCAAGCTTGAGATGTCGATGGGCGGTGGCATGGCAGTATTAAAAGACACCGCTGACAAATGGCAAAAAATTACTGGTAATGTGATCGTACAAGGCTATGGTCTGTCAGAGACGTCTCCTGTGGCGTCAGCAAACCCAGAAGGTACGGGCGAATTCTCAGGCAATATTGGTCTGCCGATGCCAGCGACAGACATGGCTATTTTGGATGAAGAAGGCAATGAGGTCGCACTGGGTGAGCGCGGCGAGATTTGTGTTCGTGGTCCACAGGTTATGAAAGGCTACTGGAAACGTGATGATGCTACCGCTGAAGTCATGACCTCTGACGGTTATTTCCGTACGGGTGATATCGGCGTGATGGATGAAGAAGGCTACTTTAAAATCGTTGATCGTAAAAAGAATATGATTTTGGTATCTGGCTTTAACGTCTATCCAAACGAAGTCGAAGATGTGATGTCAGGTCATCCAAAGATTTTGGAGTGCGGTGTCATCGGTATCGAAGATGAAAAGAGCGGCGAAGTGCCAAAGATTTATGTTGTGCGTAGTGATGACAGTTTGACTAAAGAAGAAGTGCTTGCTTATAGCAAAGAGAATTTAACTGGTTATAAGCGTCCTCGTTATGTTGAGTTCATCGATGAGCTGCCAAAGTCAAATGTCGGTAAGATTTTGCACAAAGATTTGCGCGTGCTGGAAGAAAAGAACCACGGTTAA
- the rph gene encoding ribonuclease PH: protein MRIDNRELDQLRSISFERHYTKHAEGSVLVSFGDTKVLCTASVESGVPRWLKGKGKGWITAEYGMLPRATNTRNQREAARGKQSGRTQEIQRLIGRSLRAMIDLSKLGENTIYLDCDVLQADGGTRTASVTGAAIALIDALESIQKSKKLKADPLIGLVAAVSVGMKDGKAYLDLNYEEDASCDTDLNVVMTQKGEFIELQGTAEEKPFTRAQADDMLILAEKGIAELIAMQKTALGW from the coding sequence ATGCGTATTGACAATCGTGAGCTTGACCAACTTCGCTCGATCAGCTTTGAGCGCCATTATACTAAGCATGCCGAAGGGTCAGTGTTAGTCAGCTTTGGTGATACCAAAGTATTGTGTACCGCTAGTGTTGAATCTGGCGTTCCGCGTTGGCTCAAAGGTAAAGGCAAAGGCTGGATCACTGCTGAATATGGTATGTTGCCACGCGCGACCAATACTCGTAACCAACGTGAAGCGGCACGTGGTAAACAATCAGGCCGTACCCAAGAAATCCAGCGTTTGATTGGTCGTAGCTTACGAGCGATGATTGACCTGAGTAAGCTGGGTGAAAATACCATTTATCTTGATTGTGATGTTTTGCAAGCCGATGGCGGTACTCGTACTGCTAGTGTGACAGGGGCTGCTATTGCGCTTATCGATGCATTAGAGAGTATCCAAAAAAGCAAAAAACTCAAGGCAGATCCACTGATTGGTTTGGTCGCTGCGGTCTCTGTTGGTATGAAAGACGGCAAAGCGTATCTAGATTTAAACTACGAAGAAGATGCCAGCTGTGATACCGATTTGAATGTGGTTATGACCCAAAAAGGCGAATTTATTGAGCTACAAGGAACAGCGGAAGAAAAGCCATTTACTCGTGCTCAAGCCGACGATATGTTGATTCTTGCCGAAAAAGGCATCGCTGAGCTGATTGCCATGCAAAAAACAGCCTTGGGTTGGTAG
- the parC gene encoding DNA topoisomerase IV subunit A: MSDVIDHTIDPIIPNEPMDTRSVAEFTEQAYLNYAMYVIMDRALPNIADGLKPVQRRIVYAMSELGLKSTAKAKKSARTVGDVLGKYHPHGDSACYEAMVLMAQPFSYRYPLITGQGNWGSPDDPKSFAAMRYTEAKMSAYANTLLAELGQGTVDWQDNFDGTMQEPTTLPARLPNILLNGTTGIAVGMATDIPPHNLNEVVRAAIRLLKNPELSVKQLTQSIPAPDLPTPAEIITSKKDLQAMYETGRGSYKMRATFHVDPKEKNLVIIDALPYQVSGNKIQEQIAKLMTDKKLPWITDIHDESDHENACRIVLELKSTRVDVARVMSHLFASTDLESNYRVNMNMIGLNGKPQVKNLKEILDEWLVCRRSVVTRRLQYRLDKIDKRLHILAGLLIAYLNIDEVIRIIREEDDPKLSLMQDYDLTDIQANAILDIRLRQLAKLEEIELRREQDELAAERAIIQEYLDNPDSLTNLMIDELTADMKEHGNERVSPLAEREEAQALKESDLVPSEPITAILSKAGWIRAAKGHDVDAAGMSYRSGDSYQAHVRGKSNEKIYVLDSTGRSYSIDAHSLASARGQGDPLTSVLKPPTGASFEQLLTGADNQRIILASSAGYGFINTIGNLDSNQKAGKNIINLAADSRLLPVARIDAPVETANNADSDNTNVAPDHIAVVTNAGYLLIFALDDLPEQARGKGNKLIKLKENEEVLVITPLSQQDSLIITAGKRHVTLKPNDLANYTGVRGNRGGQLPRGFQNVTSVEVG; the protein is encoded by the coding sequence ATGTCCGATGTTATTGATCATACGATTGACCCTATTATTCCTAATGAACCGATGGATACTCGCTCAGTCGCAGAGTTCACTGAGCAGGCCTATCTCAACTATGCGATGTACGTCATCATGGATCGGGCGTTACCAAATATCGCCGATGGTCTAAAGCCTGTCCAGCGCCGCATTGTTTACGCCATGAGTGAGTTGGGGCTAAAATCGACTGCCAAAGCTAAAAAGTCTGCACGTACCGTTGGTGATGTATTGGGTAAATACCATCCGCATGGTGATAGTGCTTGTTATGAGGCCATGGTGCTGATGGCGCAGCCGTTCAGCTATCGTTATCCGCTCATTACAGGTCAAGGTAACTGGGGTAGTCCTGATGATCCTAAATCCTTTGCCGCCATGCGTTATACCGAAGCCAAAATGTCGGCTTATGCCAATACTTTGCTGGCAGAACTCGGTCAAGGTACGGTCGATTGGCAAGATAACTTCGATGGCACCATGCAAGAGCCAACCACCCTACCTGCCCGCCTACCGAATATTTTATTAAACGGTACCACGGGTATCGCGGTCGGTATGGCTACCGACATTCCACCACACAATCTTAACGAAGTAGTACGTGCAGCGATTCGGTTACTAAAAAATCCTGAGCTATCGGTTAAGCAGCTTACCCAATCGATACCAGCACCTGATTTGCCAACGCCAGCTGAAATCATCACCAGCAAAAAAGATTTGCAAGCGATGTATGAGACTGGACGCGGTAGCTATAAAATGCGCGCAACGTTCCATGTTGACCCTAAAGAGAAGAATCTCGTCATCATCGATGCACTCCCTTACCAAGTCTCAGGCAACAAGATCCAAGAGCAAATCGCGAAGCTAATGACCGATAAGAAACTGCCTTGGATTACTGATATCCATGATGAGTCAGACCATGAAAACGCTTGCCGTATCGTCTTAGAGCTAAAATCAACACGGGTCGATGTGGCTCGTGTCATGAGTCATTTGTTTGCCAGTACGGATCTAGAAAGCAATTACCGCGTCAATATGAATATGATTGGCCTAAACGGTAAGCCACAGGTCAAAAACCTAAAAGAAATTCTTGATGAATGGCTGGTCTGCCGCCGATCAGTGGTCACCCGTCGCTTACAATATCGCCTCGATAAAATCGACAAGCGCTTACATATCCTCGCAGGTTTGCTGATTGCTTATCTTAATATTGATGAAGTCATTCGCATCATTCGCGAAGAGGACGATCCAAAATTATCGTTAATGCAAGATTATGACCTGACTGACATCCAAGCCAATGCCATCTTGGATATTCGTCTGCGTCAGCTCGCTAAACTAGAAGAGATTGAGCTACGCCGCGAGCAAGATGAGCTGGCTGCCGAACGCGCGATCATTCAAGAGTATCTGGACAATCCAGACAGCCTGACCAATCTGATGATTGACGAGCTGACAGCCGATATGAAAGAACATGGCAATGAGCGTGTGTCACCACTAGCAGAACGCGAAGAAGCGCAAGCACTAAAAGAATCTGACCTCGTACCAAGTGAGCCAATCACTGCCATCTTATCCAAAGCAGGCTGGATTCGTGCCGCCAAAGGTCATGATGTCGATGCCGCTGGTATGAGTTATCGCTCAGGTGACAGCTATCAAGCGCACGTCCGTGGCAAATCCAATGAGAAAATCTACGTGCTCGATAGCACTGGGCGCAGCTACAGTATCGATGCACATAGCCTTGCCTCGGCTCGTGGTCAAGGCGATCCGCTGACCAGTGTGTTAAAGCCACCAACTGGTGCCAGCTTTGAGCAGCTATTAACGGGTGCTGACAATCAGCGCATCATCCTCGCTAGCTCCGCAGGTTATGGCTTTATCAACACCATCGGTAATCTTGATAGTAATCAAAAAGCGGGTAAAAACATCATTAACCTAGCGGCTGATAGTCGTTTGCTCCCTGTTGCGCGTATCGATGCGCCAGTAGAAACAGCTAATAATGCTGACAGTGACAATACCAATGTAGCGCCTGACCATATTGCTGTCGTGACCAATGCTGGATATTTACTGATATTTGCCCTCGATGATTTGCCTGAACAGGCACGCGGTAAAGGTAATAAGCTGATTAAATTGAAAGAAAATGAGGAAGTGCTTGTCATCACGCCACTCAGTCAGCAAGACAGCCTAATTATTACCGCTGGCAAACGCCATGTGACACTCAAGCCAAATGATTTGGCTAACTATACGGGTGTGCGCGGCAATCGTGGTGGACAGTTGCCAAGAGGCTTTCAGAATGTGACGAGTGTTGAGGTTGGGTGA
- a CDS encoding ABC transporter substrate-binding protein — translation MTHLSSPHNIARRARILPKALLAVAVGLALASCSKSDNTAADGTAASAETLNLYNWSEYMPQEILDGFTEETGIRVNYTTFDSNEAMYAKLKLLDDSSQYDLAIPSTYYVEKMAKEGLLQELDKSKLSNFKNLDTSFTNTKVDPENKYSIPYMWGSTGLAINGDKVDPATVNSWNDLWRPEYKGQVMLMNDMREVFGMALLTLGHSGNSKNPEEIKAAYEKLTTLMPNVKTFNSDASRMPYMEGETTVGMSWNGEAIIANNEGLTSLVYKYPTEGAILWMDNFVIPKNAKQVDAAHKFIDYLLRPENSKIVSEEIGYASPNMAAREMMPEEVRNNPTIYPSKDVLAKAEFQEDVGDEALQVYQQYWDKLKTGR, via the coding sequence TTGACTCATTTATCATCGCCCCACAACATTGCTCGTCGCGCTCGTATACTACCAAAAGCACTATTAGCCGTGGCTGTTGGGCTAGCACTTGCTAGCTGTAGTAAGTCAGATAATACGGCGGCTGATGGTACAGCGGCGAGTGCTGAAACGCTCAATCTGTATAACTGGTCAGAGTATATGCCGCAAGAAATCCTTGACGGCTTTACTGAAGAGACAGGCATTCGGGTCAATTACACCACCTTTGATTCTAACGAAGCTATGTACGCCAAGCTTAAATTGCTCGATGACTCTAGCCAATATGACTTAGCCATCCCATCGACCTATTATGTCGAAAAAATGGCCAAAGAAGGCTTGCTGCAAGAGCTCGATAAATCTAAATTAAGCAACTTTAAGAATCTTGATACGTCTTTTACCAATACCAAGGTTGATCCAGAGAACAAATATTCGATTCCTTATATGTGGGGCAGCACCGGTCTTGCCATTAATGGTGACAAGGTCGATCCTGCAACCGTAAATAGCTGGAACGATTTATGGCGTCCTGAGTATAAAGGGCAAGTGATGCTGATGAACGATATGCGCGAAGTGTTTGGCATGGCGCTATTGACCCTTGGGCATTCAGGTAATAGTAAAAACCCTGAGGAAATCAAAGCCGCTTATGAGAAGCTCACGACCTTGATGCCAAATGTGAAGACCTTTAACTCGGATGCCTCGCGCATGCCTTATATGGAAGGCGAAACCACGGTTGGTATGAGCTGGAATGGTGAAGCTATCATCGCCAATAACGAAGGCTTGACCAGCTTGGTTTATAAATATCCAACTGAAGGCGCTATTTTGTGGATGGATAACTTTGTCATTCCGAAAAACGCCAAACAAGTCGATGCAGCCCACAAGTTTATTGACTACTTACTGCGTCCTGAGAACTCTAAAATCGTCAGCGAAGAGATTGGTTATGCCTCGCCTAATATGGCTGCGCGTGAGATGATGCCAGAAGAAGTGAGAAACAATCCAACCATCTATCCGAGCAAAGACGTACTGGCAAAAGCGGAATTCCAAGAAGATGTGGGCGATGAAGCATTGCAAGTCTATCAGCAGTATTGGGATAAGCTAAAAACTGGTCGTTAA
- a CDS encoding AMP-binding protein: MTDSINKETTNDNAAMNNKDSVFPTMPTIDSDSPWLKTYERYGIDATIDMPDDNTSLLDVFERNFSRYGKKTAYICMGASISFKELDLYSRQIASYLQSLGLVTGDKVGVMMPNLLQYPVVALGIIRAGMVLVNVNPLYTSRELSHQLHDSGTKALFIVENFANTYQEAEDKGQVEHVIVCKIGDMLGTVKGAVVNLVARHVKKMIPAYSLPTSVSFKHALNAVSASKYKRPDLNLSDVALLQYTGGTTGVAKGAMLSHGNLVANMLQISALMDSAFDDDVDANDVILTALPLYHVFSFMVCGMYGMYRGYAGLLIPNPRDLDGLIKEMAKYKPAFIPAVNTLFNGLVHKDGFADLDFSNLKASIGGGMSVLPSVAKEWHKITGLPIVEGYGLSETSPVAAFNPMTIAEFTGKIGIPASSTDIILIDDDENEVALGDRGEICVKGPQVMIGYQNRPEETAETFTANGFLKTGDIGIMDEKGFIKIVDRKKDMILVSGFNVYPNEIEEAMSEHPAVVECGAIGIPNDDRGEEPKLFVVKKGDVTEQELLDFGKKQLTGYKRPRHIQFVDELPKSNVGKILRKELRKMEGLE, encoded by the coding sequence ATGACCGACAGTATCAATAAAGAGACCACAAACGATAACGCTGCAATGAATAATAAAGACAGCGTATTTCCTACTATGCCGACGATAGATAGTGACAGCCCATGGTTGAAAACTTATGAGCGTTATGGCATTGATGCGACTATCGATATGCCTGATGACAATACCTCTTTACTTGATGTGTTTGAGCGTAACTTTAGCCGTTATGGGAAAAAAACGGCCTATATTTGTATGGGTGCATCGATTAGCTTTAAGGAATTGGATTTATACAGTCGCCAAATTGCCAGTTACTTACAGTCATTAGGATTGGTAACAGGTGATAAAGTTGGGGTGATGATGCCCAACCTCCTGCAATATCCAGTGGTTGCTTTGGGAATCATCCGTGCAGGTATGGTGTTGGTCAACGTCAACCCTTTATATACCAGCCGAGAGTTATCGCATCAGCTGCATGATAGTGGCACCAAAGCCCTATTCATCGTTGAGAACTTTGCGAACACCTATCAAGAGGCGGAAGACAAAGGTCAGGTTGAGCATGTCATCGTTTGTAAGATTGGCGATATGCTAGGAACAGTGAAAGGAGCCGTCGTTAACCTCGTTGCGCGCCATGTCAAAAAAATGATTCCTGCTTATAGCCTGCCAACCAGCGTGAGTTTTAAGCACGCTTTAAATGCAGTATCAGCCAGCAAATATAAGCGCCCTGATTTGAATTTAAGCGACGTGGCATTATTGCAATATACGGGCGGTACGACAGGGGTTGCCAAAGGTGCAATGCTGTCCCACGGTAACTTAGTTGCCAATATGCTACAGATTAGTGCGCTTATGGATAGTGCATTTGATGATGATGTTGATGCCAATGATGTCATCCTGACGGCACTACCGCTATATCATGTATTCTCATTTATGGTCTGCGGCATGTATGGTATGTACCGAGGTTATGCAGGCTTGCTTATCCCAAACCCTCGTGATTTGGATGGTCTGATTAAAGAGATGGCCAAATACAAACCCGCCTTTATCCCTGCGGTGAATACTTTGTTCAACGGTCTAGTACACAAAGACGGCTTTGCAGACTTAGATTTCTCTAACCTAAAAGCGTCTATCGGTGGCGGTATGTCTGTCTTGCCAAGCGTGGCAAAAGAGTGGCATAAAATCACTGGTCTGCCTATCGTGGAAGGTTATGGTTTGTCAGAAACCTCACCAGTGGCTGCTTTTAACCCGATGACCATTGCTGAATTCACGGGTAAAATTGGTATTCCTGCCTCTAGCACCGATATAATACTAATCGATGATGATGAAAATGAAGTCGCATTGGGTGATCGCGGCGAGATTTGTGTCAAAGGCCCGCAGGTGATGATAGGTTATCAAAATCGTCCAGAGGAAACAGCTGAAACGTTTACTGCCAATGGCTTTCTAAAAACTGGCGATATCGGTATCATGGACGAAAAAGGCTTTATCAAAATCGTAGACCGCAAAAAAGACATGATTTTGGTCTCTGGTTTTAATGTTTATCCGAACGAAATTGAAGAAGCCATGAGCGAGCATCCAGCTGTGGTAGAATGCGGCGCTATCGGTATTCCAAACGATGACCGCGGTGAAGAACCAAAGTTGTTTGTGGTCAAGAAAGGCGATGTGACTGAGCAAGAGTTGCTTGATTTTGGCAAAAAGCAACTGACTGGCTACAAGCGTCCGCGTCACATACAGTTCGTCGATGAATTACCAAAATCAAACGTGGGTAAAATCCTGCGTAAAGAATTGCGTAAGATGGAAGGGTTAGAATAA
- a CDS encoding Cof-type HAD-IIB family hydrolase translates to MFIEDKIAKESMTIKTPTPKIIFFDIDDTLSRNGIIAEHNKATLEQLAGTDIKLVISTGRSKAILPADILALLEADVLDAIICMNGQYSFDKKGRISHYPLSAEQTDTIVRLCQQSELIHKFDSATHIAWSGENERLREFNAITPNSIVDPEYHKGNTVYQCSVFFNNQQEKMQDVDFAQYELKLVHWHHIGADILPIEASKARGIKDVCQYYGVDASECMAFGDGMNDLEMFDLVGYAVAMGDAKQELIARADFVTGTIEERGIQSVLEQFHIAS, encoded by the coding sequence ATGTTTATCGAAGATAAAATCGCCAAAGAAAGTATGACTATCAAGACTCCGACACCCAAGATCATCTTTTTTGACATCGATGATACCTTGAGCCGCAATGGCATCATTGCCGAACACAACAAAGCGACCCTTGAGCAGCTTGCAGGTACTGATATTAAGCTGGTGATTTCAACGGGACGCTCCAAAGCCATATTGCCAGCAGATATTTTAGCCTTGCTCGAAGCTGATGTCTTAGATGCGATTATTTGTATGAATGGACAGTATAGTTTTGATAAAAAGGGTCGGATTAGCCACTATCCGTTGTCCGCTGAGCAAACGGATACAATCGTGCGTCTGTGCCAACAGAGCGAGTTGATTCATAAGTTTGACTCTGCCACCCATATCGCTTGGTCAGGTGAAAATGAGCGCTTGCGCGAGTTTAATGCCATCACGCCAAACTCTATCGTTGATCCTGAATATCATAAAGGGAATACCGTCTATCAATGCTCAGTATTTTTTAACAATCAACAAGAGAAGATGCAGGACGTCGATTTTGCCCAGTACGAGTTAAAGCTCGTCCATTGGCATCATATCGGCGCAGATATCTTACCGATAGAGGCATCCAAGGCGCGAGGCATTAAAGACGTTTGTCAATATTATGGGGTAGATGCCAGTGAGTGTATGGCGTTTGGTGATGGAATGAATGATTTAGAGATGTTTGACTTGGTCGGCTATGCAGTAGCAATGGGCGATGCAAAGCAAGAATTGATTGCGCGTGCAGACTTTGTCACGGGTACGATTGAGGAGCGCGGTATTCAGTCGGTGCTTGAGCAATTTCATATTGCGTCTTAA
- the hemJ gene encoding protoporphyrinogen oxidase HemJ, translated as MADYFNWIKAAHIISMVCWFAAIFYLPRLFVYHAMSDDSISHERFAIMERKLYRGIMTPSMIATWVFGLWMLGLGWEVYKTQGWLHVKLLLVVLLSGYHGACGFYRKKLIDNPHYKTHKFWRWFNEVPVFALVIIVILVVVKPF; from the coding sequence ATGGCAGATTATTTCAATTGGATTAAAGCGGCACATATTATATCGATGGTCTGCTGGTTTGCGGCGATATTTTATTTGCCACGCTTATTTGTCTATCATGCGATGAGTGACGACAGCATCAGCCACGAGCGCTTTGCTATTATGGAGCGCAAGCTCTATCGCGGTATCATGACGCCATCGATGATAGCCACATGGGTCTTCGGTCTATGGATGTTGGGGCTAGGTTGGGAGGTGTATAAAACCCAAGGCTGGTTACACGTCAAGCTATTATTAGTGGTGCTACTCTCTGGTTATCATGGTGCTTGTGGCTTTTATCGTAAAAAGCTAATAGATAATCCGCATTATAAGACGCATAAATTTTGGCGCTGGTTTAACGAAGTACCAGTGTTTGCTTTAGTCATTATCGTCATCTTAGTAGTAGTAAAGCCCTTCTAA
- a CDS encoding BLUF domain-containing protein produces MTIATSHTPESKKINGEHILINMIYIAKNVDLDSGIELTRALEYWRRYFEENNIASALVISEGYFVQSFQGTRPAINIALEKILDEHSTIFPNIVNIEEIESRQWNGFLVKHLTSSAEDEEYALKSFSAGSDYNPYLMTSAQIKSFLTAVFEDTKSNKL; encoded by the coding sequence ATGACTATAGCGACAAGCCATACTCCAGAAAGCAAAAAAATAAATGGCGAGCATATTCTTATCAACATGATATATATCGCCAAAAATGTCGACCTAGATTCGGGAATCGAGCTGACTCGCGCACTTGAGTATTGGCGAAGGTATTTTGAAGAAAACAATATAGCTTCAGCTTTAGTCATTAGTGAAGGTTATTTCGTTCAAAGTTTTCAAGGGACAAGGCCCGCTATCAATATTGCCTTAGAAAAGATACTTGACGAGCATTCAACCATTTTTCCCAATATTGTTAATATAGAGGAAATAGAGTCGCGTCAATGGAATGGGTTTTTAGTGAAACATCTAACATCAAGCGCTGAAGATGAAGAATATGCCCTCAAAAGCTTCTCAGCAGGTTCTGACTATAATCCCTATCTAATGACAAGTGCTCAGATTAAAAGCTTTTTGACAGCAGTTTTTGAAGATACCAAATCCAACAAACTTTAG
- a CDS encoding NYN domain-containing protein, with amino-acid sequence MKKFAVLIDADNSSHRHIEPILEEIAKYGIASVKRIYGDWSIEALLSWRDKLLPNAITPVQQFAYVTQKDATDMRLVIDAMDILYAGDLDGFCIVSSDSDFTPLASRIRESGLLVYGFGRQSTVKSFVNACDKFIYVENLLPEPESKTLIADNSSYQVHSDTIKIDRKTATLQANSIDNENTEIDIPTLNLIYKAIKDNSDDEGWASLAVVGKYINNVRPDFDTRTYGRTTLSGLLKKLIKFECKVEDSHMFVRKFNFPVFIEIVRTTVDRMVRKQGVNKNWVNLSELTEQLKSQIIHHKILIHLSEHEIEQKILVIDPKYINFNRDKSLVSISA; translated from the coding sequence ATGAAAAAATTTGCCGTGCTAATTGACGCTGATAATTCATCACATCGTCATATTGAACCTATCCTAGAAGAAATTGCTAAATATGGTATTGCGAGTGTGAAGCGTATTTATGGGGACTGGAGTATCGAGGCACTACTATCATGGAGGGATAAGCTTTTACCTAACGCTATTACGCCTGTACAGCAGTTTGCCTATGTAACTCAAAAAGATGCTACAGACATGAGGTTGGTGATTGATGCTATGGATATATTATATGCAGGAGATTTAGATGGTTTTTGTATCGTATCAAGTGATAGCGACTTTACCCCACTCGCATCTCGTATCCGTGAAAGCGGTTTATTGGTGTATGGATTTGGCAGACAAAGTACGGTTAAGTCATTTGTAAATGCCTGTGATAAATTCATTTACGTCGAAAACTTATTACCTGAGCCTGAAAGTAAAACTTTAATCGCAGATAATTCATCCTATCAAGTTCATTCGGATACAATCAAAATCGATAGGAAGACAGCAACTTTACAAGCAAACTCCATTGATAACGAAAATACCGAGATTGACATACCTACTCTCAATTTAATTTATAAAGCCATTAAAGATAATTCTGATGATGAAGGTTGGGCAAGTTTAGCAGTAGTAGGAAAATACATTAACAATGTCAGACCGGATTTTGATACCCGAACTTACGGACGTACAACTTTATCAGGTTTATTAAAAAAACTGATAAAGTTTGAATGCAAGGTTGAAGATAGTCATATGTTTGTCAGAAAATTCAACTTTCCCGTCTTCATTGAAATAGTTCGCACAACCGTTGATAGGATGGTTAGGAAGCAAGGTGTGAATAAAAACTGGGTTAATCTATCTGAGCTTACTGAGCAGCTAAAATCTCAGATTATTCATCATAAAATACTAATCCATCTTTCAGAACATGAAATTGAACAGAAGATTTTGGTCATTGACCCAAAGTACATTAACTTCAACCGTGATAAAAGTCTTGTCAGTATCAGTGCATGA